A window of the Chroogloeocystis siderophila 5.2 s.c.1 genome harbors these coding sequences:
- the lhgO gene encoding L-2-hydroxyglutarate oxidase, which translates to MYDYAVIGGGIVGLAAAIAVSKRYPAARIVVLEKEQTWASHQTGNNSGVIHSGIYYKPGSYKAQFCREGNRSMVEFCQQHNIAHEVCGKVIVATEHHELLMLENLYQRGLANGLQVKQLHAEQVKEIEPHVQCLAGLRVPSTGIVDYKQVCQKYVEIFQAQSGELRLNTQVKKISTRSDTTILETNNGIFETRFVINCAGLHSDRIAQLTNINPEAKIVPFRGEYYELKPEKRYLVKSLIYPVPNPAFPFLGVHFTRMIDGTVHAGPNAVLSFKREGYHKTDFNLRDFAEVMTYFGFWKLAAKHAAEGLQEIVRSYSKTAFVRSLQRLIPEVTEDDVIPTHAGVRAQALRSDGQLVDDFLLVSSQNALHVCNAPSPAATSSLEIGKEIASQVPERSRLQVALTV; encoded by the coding sequence TTGTCGTCTTAGAAAAAGAACAAACTTGGGCAAGTCACCAAACCGGAAACAATAGCGGTGTCATTCACTCAGGAATTTACTACAAACCAGGTAGTTACAAAGCTCAGTTCTGCCGTGAGGGTAACCGCTCGATGGTAGAGTTTTGTCAACAGCATAATATTGCGCATGAAGTTTGTGGCAAGGTAATTGTCGCAACTGAACACCACGAATTACTAATGTTGGAGAACTTGTATCAACGCGGTTTGGCAAATGGATTACAAGTAAAGCAGTTGCATGCAGAACAAGTGAAAGAAATTGAGCCACACGTTCAGTGCTTAGCGGGCTTACGAGTACCTTCGACAGGAATTGTTGATTACAAGCAAGTTTGTCAAAAATACGTCGAAATTTTTCAAGCCCAGTCAGGTGAACTGCGTTTGAATACCCAGGTCAAGAAAATCTCGACTCGTAGCGATACTACAATCCTAGAAACGAACAATGGCATCTTTGAAACTCGGTTTGTGATTAATTGTGCCGGATTGCATAGCGATCGCATTGCGCAATTAACCAACATAAATCCTGAAGCAAAAATAGTTCCTTTTAGAGGGGAGTACTACGAACTCAAGCCAGAAAAACGCTATTTGGTAAAAAGCTTAATTTATCCTGTACCTAATCCAGCATTTCCGTTTCTAGGCGTACACTTTACACGAATGATTGATGGTACAGTTCACGCTGGCCCTAATGCCGTTCTGAGTTTCAAGCGAGAAGGTTATCACAAAACAGATTTTAATTTGCGCGATTTTGCAGAAGTCATGACTTATTTTGGTTTCTGGAAATTAGCAGCAAAACACGCCGCAGAAGGGCTGCAAGAAATAGTTCGCTCCTACTCAAAGACAGCATTCGTGCGCAGTTTGCAACGGTTAATTCCAGAAGTAACAGAAGACGATGTAATACCTACTCACGCAGGTGTCAGAGCGCAAGCTTTGCGTTCTGATGGACAACTCGTCGATGATTTTCTACTGGTATCTTCGCAAAATGCGCTTCATGTATGCAATGCCCCTTCTCCAGCAGCAACTTCCTCGCTAGAGATTGGTAAAGAAATTGCGTCGCAGGTTCCTGAGCGCTCGCGTTTGCAAGTAGCACTTACAGTTTAG